The genomic stretch ACCACCAGCGCCTGCCGGGTGGGGGACAGGTAGTTGATGCTGGCGCCCTGGGGCGGTTCGCTCCCCAACACGGGGGCAACGATACCGGCAGGGTTCGACTTGCGCGAACGCTGTCGCGAACGCTGCGACGTTTCCGAATTGAATCAGTGGAAACCTTGCAGGAGATAGGTGCAGGCCGGGGCACCCTCGCTCCGGGCGCAGGTGCGTTCGACCCGGCCGCCGGGCAGGGCGACCTGGATGACGCGGGATTCGATGGCGCAGATCTCGGGGTGGTCGGCGACGAGTTCGACGAACGGGCAGTGGCGGAGGGTGAGGCGCCACTTGCTGCCGGGGATGGTTTCAAGGAGGGGGTAGTAGCCGAGTTCGTCGAGGACGCGCACGAGCTGCTGGACCCGGCCGGCCGGAGCGGGGGCATCGAAGGCTTCGGCTGCCTGGCGGAGGCGGGCTTCGACGAAAGCGCGGAAGAGCGATTTCCGGAGAGCGGGGTCG from Tepidiforma thermophila encodes the following:
- a CDS encoding helix-turn-helix transcriptional regulator, whose translation is MAETLTPQLELLPPARRLLLLGLKQLGETDAESLSRVAYLSVPAVRAHLAGLARHGLVSITRKPEGPGRPRNRYALTPRAEALFPQGYARIAHWLLEAAESDPALRKSLFRAFVEARLRQAAEAFDAPAPAGRVQQLVRVLDELGYYPLLETIPGSKWRLTLRHCPFVELVADHPEICAIESRVIQVALPGGRVERTCARSEGAPACTYLLQGFH